CGTGGCCCTTCCAGCGCGGCGACTTGATCCAGGAATACTTGGCCGATTCGTCCAGCTGCTCGATACGGGTCTTGGTTCCCTTGTGATTGGCACCCAGTTCGAATTTGGGCGCGGTGATGCCGTCGAAGGGGTGCAGGCCCTTGCTGTCGTCGCCATAGCTGTACCAGCTGTGGGTGACGAACTCCTGGATTTCATCCGGGGCGTACAGGTCGATCGGGTGGATTTCGTTGAACTTGCCGTTGATGATGGCACCACGCGGCAGCAGCAGGCTGCTTTCGCTGTAGTCATTGGCATGGTCGGGGAAGTCGCCGTAGGACATCACGCTCTGGCTGGCCAGGCCGCCGCCGATGGACGCCCAGTCCTTGTAGAAGCCGGCAATGGCGATCACGTCCGGAATGTAAACCTGCTCGCAGAAGGTGATGGTGCGGTCGATGATGCTGGACACCAGATTCAGCCGCTCCATATTGATGGCACCCACCGCGCCCACGTCATCGATATTGATGGCGCAGGGCATGCCACCCACCAGCCAGTTGGGGTGAGGGTTCTTGCCACCGAAGATGGTGTGGATCTTGACGATGTCTTTCTGGAAATCCAGCGCTTCCAGATAGTGGGCCACGGCCATCAGGTTGGCTTCCGGCGGCAGTTTCATCGCCGGGTGGCCCCAGTAGCCATTGCGGAAGGGGCCCAGCTGGCCGGATTCGACAAAGCGCTTCAGCCGCGATTGCAGGTCACGGAAATAACCGGGGCTGGACAGCGGCCAGTCGGAAATGCTCTGTGCCAGCTCGCTGGTTTTTTTCGGGTCGGCCTTGAGCGCGGACACCACGTCCACCCAGTCCAGCGCATGCAGATGGTAAAAGTGCACCAGGTGGTCATGCACATACAGCGTGGCCTGCATCAGGTTGCGGATCAGGTTGGCATTGTCCGGAATCTTGATCTTCAGCGCGTCTTCCACCGCGCGCACCGAGGTCAGTGCGTGGGTGCCGGTACATACCCCGCAGATGCGCTCGACAAAGGCCCAGGCGTCACGCGGGTCGCGGCCCTTGAGAATCACTTCCAGGCCGCGCCACATGGTGCCGGTGGACACGGCATTGGTGATGATGTTGTTGCTGTCGATGTTCACTTCGCAGCGCAGATGGCCTTCGATACGGGTGACCGGGTCCACCACCACGCGGCGGCCGCTATTATCCAGGGTAAAACCTTGGGTCTGGTAGGACATCAGACTTTCTCCTCGTTCTTGTCTTTATTCTCGGCGGGTGCGGCGGCATCCAGCGGCTGCAGGTCCTGCTTTTTCAGCATGGTGCTCTTGATGGCGCTGACGGCGGCATGGGCGGCAATGGCCGCCCCGGCGGTACCGGCCACGGCAAAGCCGATCTTGTCGGCATTGGCTTCCACACCGAATTGCGGAATCGAGGTGACACGGTCGTAGAAGGAACCCTTGTCCCAGAAGCCTTCTTCCGAACAGCCGATACAACCGTGACCGGACTGGATGGGGAAGGACACGCCGTCGTTCCAGCGTACGGTGGAACAGGCGTTGTAAGTCGTGGGGCCTTTGCAGCCCATCTTGTACAGACAGTAGCCCTTGCGCGCGCCCTCGTCGTCCCAGTTCTCGACAAACTGACCGGCGTCAAAGTGCGGGCGGCGATAGCATTTATCATGGATGCGCTGGCCGTAGAACATCTTGGGCCGGCCCTGGCGGTCCAGTTCCGGAATCTTGTCGAAGGTCACCATATAGGTGATGACGGCAGCCATCACTTCCGGAATCGGCGGACAGCCCGGCACCTTGATCACCGGCTTGTCCAGAATCACCTGGTGTACCGGGGTGGCGCGGGTGGGGTTGGGCTTGGCGGCCTGCACACAGCCCCAGCTGGCACAGGAACCCCAGGCGATCAGCGCCTTGGCATCGGCCGATACGCGCTTGAGTTTTTCCACAAAGGGTTCGCCACCGGGGAAGCAGTACATGCCGTCTTCATTAAGTGGCGGGTTGCCTTCCACGGCCACGATGTAATTGCCTTTGTGGTTCTTGATCAGGTCGTCAAGAATGGCTTCGGCCTGATGACCGGCAGCGGCCATGATGGTGTCGTCGTAATCCAGCGAGATCAGCGACAGGATGGCGTCTTTGGCCAGCGGGTGTGCCGAGCGGATGAAGGACTCGGTACAACAGGTGCATTCCAGGCCGTGCAGCCAGATCACCGGCACACGCGGTTTGGTTTCCAGTGCGTAGGCAATGCGGGGGACAAAAGCCGAGCCCAGGCCCAGCGAGGTGGCGGTCAGGCTGCAGAACTTCAGAAAGCTGCGCCGTGTCACGCCCTGGCGACGCATGGCTTGATAGAAAGTCTCCATGTGTTTACGCTCCTCCATGCCATGCATATGGCATTATGTGTGTTTTCTTGTTGTGCCGGATCTGCGTTTTTAGTGATCTGTCCGGACAGGCTGGCTGTGTTGCAACCTGTTCCTGGTTTTCAATTTCCGTGCCAGGGTTATCGGCATGAAAAATATTGTTAAAACAGGGGTTTGCCATGCAGCCTGGAAAATGTGCTGTAAACTTTGTTTGCAGTTTTGCGGCAAAGTGGAAAATAAAACGCTGGCATGCGCCATGAATAAAATGCTGATGTCAGCTATAGGGTATTAAGTAGAAAATGTATAATGCTGCTGTAATGAACAGTAAATCGCTTACAGGTGTTCGATGATGTCTCCGCTGATGCAGCCCATAGAGCAAATTGCCTCGACTGATATTCTCAGTTGCACACCGGAGACCCTGGTTCACGAAGCGGCAGCCATG
The sequence above is drawn from the Aquitalea denitrificans genome and encodes:
- a CDS encoding nickel-dependent hydrogenase large subunit yields the protein MSYQTQGFTLDNSGRRVVVDPVTRIEGHLRCEVNIDSNNIITNAVSTGTMWRGLEVILKGRDPRDAWAFVERICGVCTGTHALTSVRAVEDALKIKIPDNANLIRNLMQATLYVHDHLVHFYHLHALDWVDVVSALKADPKKTSELAQSISDWPLSSPGYFRDLQSRLKRFVESGQLGPFRNGYWGHPAMKLPPEANLMAVAHYLEALDFQKDIVKIHTIFGGKNPHPNWLVGGMPCAINIDDVGAVGAINMERLNLVSSIIDRTITFCEQVYIPDVIAIAGFYKDWASIGGGLASQSVMSYGDFPDHANDYSESSLLLPRGAIINGKFNEIHPIDLYAPDEIQEFVTHSWYSYGDDSKGLHPFDGITAPKFELGANHKGTKTRIEQLDESAKYSWIKSPRWKGHAMEVGPLARYLIGYHQNKPEFKEPIDKLLHTLGAPKEALFSTLGRTAARALESSWAANKMRYFFDRLITNIKNGDTATANVEKWDPASWPAAAKGVGFTEAPRGALGHWLKIADTRIDSYQCVVPTTWNAGPRDAKGQIGAYEASLMGTRMAVPDQPLEILRTLHSFDPCLACSTHVIGEDGGELVSVKVR
- a CDS encoding hydrogenase small subunit, producing METFYQAMRRQGVTRRSFLKFCSLTATSLGLGSAFVPRIAYALETKPRVPVIWLHGLECTCCTESFIRSAHPLAKDAILSLISLDYDDTIMAAAGHQAEAILDDLIKNHKGNYIVAVEGNPPLNEDGMYCFPGGEPFVEKLKRVSADAKALIAWGSCASWGCVQAAKPNPTRATPVHQVILDKPVIKVPGCPPIPEVMAAVITYMVTFDKIPELDRQGRPKMFYGQRIHDKCYRRPHFDAGQFVENWDDEGARKGYCLYKMGCKGPTTYNACSTVRWNDGVSFPIQSGHGCIGCSEEGFWDKGSFYDRVTSIPQFGVEANADKIGFAVAGTAGAAIAAHAAVSAIKSTMLKKQDLQPLDAAAPAENKDKNEEKV